A window of Eubacteriaceae bacterium ES3 contains these coding sequences:
- a CDS encoding DNA-binding protein, producing MNSEINSAGNWKCGKCKETLVMEKTKVNYLEGSFEVELLKCPKCKMVLIDEALAMGKMLEVEKSLEDK from the coding sequence ATGAACAGCGAGATTAATAGTGCCGGAAACTGGAAATGTGGAAAATGTAAGGAAACTCTGGTGATGGAAAAAACAAAAGTGAATTACCTGGAGGGCTCTTTCGAAGTGGAACTGTTAAAATGCCCGAAATGCAAGATGGTTTTAATTGATGAAGCACTGGCAATGGGTAAAATGCTGGAAGTGGAGAAAAGTCTGGAGGATAAGTAA
- a CDS encoding FAD-dependent oxidoreductase, whose product MDLEHLLSIGEKCIRSEPPACFAACPIHVDVIGMMKAVEKGDYNAAYGLLEKKMPLIKLVGKICDHPCEKSCVRNEKGGALQIGEIEKAVLTYGTAPKKKKLPVTRVKGKVAVIGGGISGLVAALDLSSKGYQVTICEKSDRLGGGFWQFEGNQLCFEEIAESLKIFDTTKFKVKLNTQIKDLTELLSEYDGVYLGTGEWHESLDINQQTFQVGDSRIFAGGMLILEKDSVIQRISTGRRAAVSLDRFIGNVSMMASREREGVFETPLKYETKDFSVIEAVEPVGSAFTEEEATQEAGRCLKCQCDACIKACVHMQRFEMTPDAYIRQINQNERIILGTHYANQMINSCTECGLCKEACFLDISMKDIIHETRESMVARKKMPLSAHDFALKDMKFSNSDRFWLVKKQPDKESNKDLFFYPQVNFDPYIRGLYKGTGKTGFLFYPGCQLSASHHQYIEDIYRYLVASIKDKGTQDDVGLFLGCCGAPADWAGRKVLADENIERIRTVWEEMGEPTFILACSSCMAVFEKYLPQIKTVSLWEIYDQYGLPQPKVRPGRPEIFVHDACATRNQANIHQNIRNIANKLGYAVKELPYHKENTKCCGYGGLVSYANSDQAKDFIKDRMLESQGALLVYCAMCKDQMVSEGQRTFHILDLIYGGDPEVLALRKNPTLSARHENRASLKINLCKNIWSETLEGESRMENLKIEESVSDIMEKRYILREDLESVILNAIENNEYFYDDEKDEYLSRLRLDEVTFWAQYKIADQLIELVNTYSHRMEVVED is encoded by the coding sequence ATGGATCTGGAACATTTGCTGTCAATTGGAGAAAAGTGTATTAGGAGTGAACCACCAGCATGTTTTGCAGCCTGTCCTATTCACGTGGATGTAATTGGGATGATGAAAGCAGTAGAAAAAGGGGATTACAACGCAGCTTACGGACTGCTTGAAAAAAAAATGCCTTTAATAAAGCTGGTTGGAAAAATTTGCGATCATCCCTGTGAAAAGTCCTGTGTTCGAAATGAAAAGGGGGGGGCTTTGCAGATTGGTGAGATTGAGAAAGCTGTTCTGACTTATGGCACGGCACCTAAGAAAAAAAAGCTCCCTGTTACCCGAGTAAAAGGGAAGGTTGCGGTAATTGGCGGTGGAATATCTGGCCTGGTCGCCGCCTTGGATTTATCAAGCAAAGGGTACCAGGTGACAATTTGTGAGAAAAGCGATCGCTTGGGAGGTGGCTTCTGGCAATTTGAAGGAAACCAGCTGTGTTTTGAAGAGATTGCAGAAAGTTTGAAAATCTTTGATACCACTAAATTTAAAGTTAAACTGAATACTCAGATTAAAGATTTGACTGAGCTGCTCAGTGAATACGACGGAGTTTATCTGGGGACGGGTGAGTGGCACGAATCACTGGATATCAATCAGCAGACTTTTCAGGTCGGTGACTCCAGGATTTTTGCTGGAGGAATGCTTATTTTAGAAAAAGATTCAGTCATTCAGAGAATCAGCACTGGCCGTCGTGCTGCAGTCTCGCTGGATCGTTTTATCGGTAATGTATCGATGATGGCGTCAAGAGAGCGTGAGGGGGTATTTGAAACACCGCTAAAATATGAAACCAAAGATTTCTCTGTAATTGAGGCTGTTGAGCCCGTGGGTTCAGCATTCACAGAGGAAGAGGCAACACAAGAGGCTGGACGCTGTTTAAAATGTCAGTGTGATGCCTGTATTAAAGCTTGTGTTCACATGCAGCGATTTGAGATGACGCCTGATGCTTATATTCGTCAGATTAACCAGAATGAGCGTATTATCCTCGGTACCCACTATGCCAATCAGATGATTAACTCCTGTACTGAATGCGGTTTGTGCAAAGAAGCCTGTTTTCTTGATATCAGTATGAAAGATATTATTCATGAAACTCGCGAAAGTATGGTTGCACGTAAAAAAATGCCTTTGTCAGCCCACGACTTCGCCCTGAAAGATATGAAATTTTCCAACAGTGACCGTTTCTGGCTGGTCAAAAAGCAACCTGATAAGGAGAGCAATAAAGACTTGTTTTTTTATCCCCAGGTTAATTTTGATCCTTATATCAGAGGACTTTATAAGGGGACTGGAAAAACCGGCTTTCTGTTTTATCCCGGTTGTCAACTGTCGGCTTCTCATCATCAGTATATCGAAGACATTTATCGTTATCTGGTTGCCAGCATTAAGGATAAGGGGACTCAGGATGATGTTGGACTCTTTCTTGGCTGTTGCGGTGCTCCGGCTGATTGGGCAGGGAGAAAGGTTCTGGCTGATGAAAATATAGAAAGGATACGGACGGTCTGGGAGGAAATGGGTGAACCAACCTTTATTTTGGCCTGTTCAAGTTGTATGGCAGTCTTTGAAAAATATCTGCCGCAAATTAAAACTGTCTCACTCTGGGAAATATATGACCAATATGGACTTCCACAGCCAAAGGTTCGTCCTGGTCGTCCGGAAATTTTTGTTCATGATGCCTGTGCAACCAGAAATCAGGCAAATATTCATCAGAACATTAGAAATATCGCTAATAAACTGGGGTATGCAGTTAAGGAACTTCCGTATCATAAAGAAAATACTAAATGCTGTGGCTATGGTGGTCTGGTATCTTATGCTAATTCTGACCAGGCAAAAGATTTTATCAAAGATCGAATGTTGGAATCACAAGGGGCTCTATTGGTCTACTGCGCCATGTGTAAGGATCAGATGGTATCCGAGGGGCAGAGAACCTTTCATATACTAGATCTCATATATGGCGGGGATCCGGAAGTTCTGGCATTGAGAAAAAATCCCACCTTGTCAGCTCGTCATGAAAATCGTGCAAGTCTTAAAATAAACCTGTGCAAAAACATCTGGAGTGAAACTCTGGAGGGAGAATCACGAATGGAAAACTTGAAGATCGAAGAAAGTGTTTCGGATATAATGGAAAAACGCTACATTCTTAGAGAAGATCTGGAATCGGTTATTCTTAATGCCATCGAGAATAATGAATATTTTTATGATGATGAAAAGGATGAATACCTTTCCCGTTTGAGACTTGACGAGGTTACGTTTTGGGCGCAGTATAAAATAGCAGATCAGCTAATTGAACTTGTCAATACATACAGTCACCGAATGGAAGTGGTGGAGGATTAA
- a CDS encoding molybdopterin-binding protein: MKIVPVQDAIGMLLAHDMTQILPGEFKGPRFKKGHMISSEDVPQLLNMGKEHIGIIEYSEDDIHENDAAERMAKALIGEGIKLTEPAEGKVKLIAKEAGLLKIDVDLLDQINGIEDLMASTIHGNRLVEAGMVIGGTRIIPLITNVKNIEKMELLCREKGPVIKVMPLQPFKIGIVTTGSEVFYKRIEDKFGPVIRSKFDELGCEVVGQIFANDNADMITEAIFKLIDMGATLITCTGGMSVDPDDVTPVGIRNTGAKIITYGAPTLPGAMFMLGYLDQLPGSLEQIPIVGLPGCVMYARRTIFDLIIPRLLANDPVSRMDIIRLGHGGVCLECETCVFPNCGFGR; this comes from the coding sequence ATGAAAATTGTACCTGTTCAGGATGCGATCGGAATGTTGCTGGCTCATGATATGACCCAGATTTTACCAGGAGAATTTAAGGGGCCCCGGTTTAAGAAAGGTCATATGATTAGCAGTGAAGATGTGCCTCAATTACTCAATATGGGAAAAGAACATATTGGTATTATTGAATATTCGGAAGATGATATTCATGAAAATGATGCTGCTGAGAGAATGGCGAAAGCTTTAATAGGTGAAGGGATTAAACTTACTGAACCAGCTGAAGGAAAGGTCAAATTGATTGCCAAAGAGGCGGGATTATTAAAAATCGATGTTGACTTACTGGATCAAATAAATGGTATTGAAGATTTGATGGCATCAACCATTCACGGAAACCGCCTGGTTGAAGCAGGGATGGTGATTGGCGGAACACGGATTATTCCCCTAATTACCAATGTGAAAAATATTGAAAAAATGGAATTGCTGTGTCGCGAAAAGGGGCCAGTTATTAAAGTAATGCCCCTTCAGCCGTTTAAAATTGGGATTGTGACGACGGGCAGTGAGGTATTTTACAAACGCATTGAAGACAAATTTGGGCCGGTAATTCGCAGTAAATTTGACGAACTGGGTTGTGAAGTGGTCGGTCAGATTTTTGCCAATGATAATGCTGATATGATTACTGAAGCTATTTTCAAACTAATCGATATGGGAGCGACATTGATTACCTGCACCGGCGGGATGTCGGTGGATCCTGATGATGTAACGCCGGTTGGGATTAGAAATACTGGGGCTAAAATTATTACTTATGGGGCTCCTACACTACCTGGTGCTATGTTTATGTTAGGTTATCTGGATCAGCTGCCGGGATCTCTTGAACAGATTCCAATCGTCGGGTTACCGGGATGTGTTATGTATGCCAGAAGGACAATTTTTGATTTGATCATACCCCGTTTATTGGCTAACGATCCAGTTTCAAGAATGGATATTATAAGACTGGGACATGGTGGAGTATGTCTGGAATGTGAAACCTGTGTATTCCCGAACTGCGGGTTCGGTCGATAA
- a CDS encoding folate family ECF transporter S component, with the protein MKSNAFVGSATRTRVVVNCGLFIALSIVLKILFEVYIPLGGFPSLRLNLTALPIMLSGILLGPVAGFAVGFISDILCFIIKPGGPFFIGFTLASALTGFIPGFLYLLLKKKDVKFLEWFNLGFVAFAMILLAVSGSFSFAGGQVMYAGEPVNLVFVILFALLMLAFAIFPVVVVKKMNLGGEYRVDHILFMVSVTQLITSIMLNTIFLSVLYGQAVAVILPARIVTNFFLIPVYTVILVSLLKMLPKFMR; encoded by the coding sequence ATGAAAAGTAATGCTTTTGTCGGTAGTGCCACGAGAACGCGGGTAGTTGTCAACTGTGGCCTGTTTATTGCCCTCAGTATTGTACTGAAGATTCTGTTTGAGGTTTATATTCCGCTTGGTGGTTTTCCATCATTGAGACTTAACTTAACTGCTTTGCCGATTATGTTGAGTGGAATATTACTTGGACCGGTTGCCGGATTCGCTGTTGGTTTTATTTCTGATATTCTATGTTTTATTATTAAACCAGGTGGACCATTTTTTATTGGTTTTACGCTGGCAAGCGCCTTGACTGGATTTATTCCTGGCTTTCTCTATCTGCTTCTAAAGAAAAAAGATGTGAAATTTCTAGAGTGGTTTAACCTTGGTTTTGTAGCGTTTGCAATGATTCTGCTGGCGGTTTCGGGGAGTTTCAGTTTTGCTGGAGGACAAGTCATGTATGCTGGGGAGCCAGTTAATCTGGTCTTTGTTATCCTGTTCGCTTTACTGATGCTGGCATTCGCGATTTTCCCGGTTGTCGTCGTCAAGAAAATGAATCTTGGAGGCGAATATCGTGTCGATCATATTCTATTTATGGTTAGTGTGACACAACTGATCACCTCAATTATGTTGAACACAATTTTCTTGAGTGTGTTGTATGGACAGGCAGTTGCGGTAATTCTGCCCGCGAGAATTGTAACTAATTTCTTTTTGATTCCTGTGTACACGGTAATTTTGGTTAGTTTATTAAAAATGTTGCCTAAATTTATGCGATAA
- a CDS encoding rubredoxin, protein MKKLWRCNVCGYKMEGAEAPEKCPKCGAPHDQFTALSDEEAKKVYDSYVSNDIHMEIITLAEKIIHLAREGEEINLDPGCLHIFKKAQEDSYVLKEMCKAEIAGHISKGKW, encoded by the coding sequence ATGAAAAAATTGTGGCGTTGTAATGTATGCGGTTATAAGATGGAAGGTGCCGAAGCACCTGAGAAATGTCCAAAATGTGGAGCCCCTCACGACCAGTTTACAGCTTTATCTGATGAAGAGGCTAAAAAAGTATATGATTCCTATGTATCCAATGATATTCACATGGAAATTATTACCTTAGCTGAAAAAATTATTCATCTTGCCCGTGAAGGCGAAGAAATCAATCTTGACCCGGGATGTTTGCATATTTTTAAGAAAGCGCAAGAAGATTCTTATGTTCTAAAAGAAATGTGCAAAGCCGAAATTGCTGGACATATTTCTAAAGGAAAGTGGTAA
- a CDS encoding tyrosine-type recombinase/integrase, translating to MANIEKRGNSYRIVVSGGFDVNGKRIKQYMTYKPPEGLSPTKLKKELDRVAVEFEQQCNLGYVMDSNIKLIDFIEIWFRDYVGNKDLSPVTIKGYQDLSIKIVEVLGHQKIGKITPKMVQDFYATIKSSISHKGGEKFKATPEYLAIVKDLKQKDISGKAGINDDTLRRIKKGSNTTYAVASKIAVAIGEDFEILFESVSPQREVTNDTVLHYHRLLNNIMNTAVRWGVIPFNPIEKRVELPKTQRKEPVYMDDKEALKFLELLEEEPIKYKLAVNLLIFSGLRRGEIVGLKWSDIDDQGKIISVRRALKYVPGKGIFEGDPKTFKSIRSIKLPDFIFELLKAYKVWQLEERIKVGDRWNDHDYIFTKWNGEPMNLDTIGGYLKKFTNKHNLKPVHMHSLRHTNATLLIANGVDLKTVSSRLGHADLSTTGNIYTHAINAADAKASDALENILIKNPSKAL from the coding sequence ATGGCAAACATAGAAAAAAGAGGCAACTCTTACAGAATCGTTGTTTCCGGTGGGTTTGATGTAAACGGCAAAAGAATCAAGCAATATATGACCTATAAGCCTCCAGAGGGATTAAGCCCTACCAAATTAAAGAAAGAACTGGACAGGGTAGCGGTGGAGTTTGAGCAACAATGTAACCTGGGTTACGTCATGGACAGCAATATTAAACTGATTGATTTTATTGAGATCTGGTTCCGGGATTACGTGGGGAATAAAGACCTCTCCCCGGTAACGATCAAGGGTTATCAGGATCTATCAATAAAGATTGTGGAGGTGTTGGGTCACCAGAAAATAGGAAAGATCACCCCTAAGATGGTGCAAGACTTTTACGCTACCATTAAAAGCAGTATCAGCCACAAGGGTGGGGAGAAATTCAAGGCTACCCCGGAATATCTGGCTATCGTTAAGGATCTGAAGCAAAAGGATATATCAGGTAAAGCCGGGATTAATGATGATACGCTCAGACGGATTAAAAAGGGTAGCAATACCACCTATGCAGTGGCTAGTAAAATAGCGGTGGCCATTGGGGAAGATTTTGAAATCCTCTTCGAGTCTGTCAGTCCACAAAGGGAAGTAACCAATGACACAGTGCTTCATTACCACAGGTTACTCAATAACATCATGAATACCGCTGTCAGATGGGGTGTGATCCCTTTTAACCCAATAGAAAAGCGGGTGGAGCTTCCTAAGACACAACGCAAGGAACCGGTTTACATGGATGACAAAGAGGCCTTAAAGTTTCTGGAGCTTCTGGAAGAGGAACCAATAAAGTATAAGCTGGCCGTTAATCTCTTGATATTCAGTGGTTTAAGACGGGGTGAGATTGTGGGCTTGAAATGGTCGGATATTGACGATCAGGGTAAAATCATTTCTGTCAGACGGGCTTTAAAGTATGTACCCGGTAAAGGCATCTTTGAGGGCGACCCCAAAACTTTTAAATCAATCAGGTCTATTAAGCTTCCAGATTTCATCTTTGAGTTACTGAAAGCCTATAAGGTGTGGCAACTGGAAGAACGGATCAAGGTCGGGGACCGGTGGAACGATCATGATTACATCTTTACCAAATGGAACGGGGAACCCATGAACCTGGACACTATCGGGGGATATTTGAAGAAATTCACCAATAAGCATAATTTGAAGCCGGTACATATGCACTCGCTCAGACACACCAATGCAACTTTATTAATTGCTAATGGTGTGGACTTAAAAACAGTATCGTCTAGACTGGGACACGCTGACTTGTCAACGACCGGAAATATTTACACCCATGCCATTAATGCAGCCGATGCAAAGGCCAGTGATGCGCTAGAAAACATCTTAATAAAGAACCCATCAAAAGCCTTGTAA
- a CDS encoding helix-turn-helix transcriptional regulator produces the protein MDNTTTVDSVFQERFSNLMKERGITQAEASDGIGVTRQAISLYATGKRTPDMNSLYRICDYFQVSADYLLGLSEVQSFDLDVKAISEKTGLSDYSVDMLITYNEFTLSESLIPVVDYLIEQEKPLYFEAEENYLCGVECQLDDVSADEDEYEELEARRGKLDNEYLEWKNNHTPLLKIIEDYFSASISDEKLYITGETIKKEGEFKSTVQKNVTAKREVEAYKLVEQVFISEVGDALKELKKRFIETKPRIYSINFE, from the coding sequence ATGGATAATACAACAACGGTAGACAGTGTTTTTCAAGAACGGTTTAGTAATTTGATGAAGGAAAGAGGAATAACACAGGCTGAAGCATCCGATGGTATTGGCGTGACAAGGCAGGCTATAAGCCTGTACGCAACTGGGAAGAGGACACCGGACATGAATTCACTTTATAGGATCTGTGATTATTTTCAGGTGTCAGCTGATTACCTATTAGGTTTAAGTGAGGTTCAAAGTTTTGATCTGGATGTTAAGGCAATTAGTGAGAAAACGGGGTTAAGTGATTATTCAGTTGATATGTTAATAACCTATAACGAATTTACTCTTAGTGAATCACTTATACCGGTCGTTGATTATCTGATTGAACAGGAAAAACCATTGTATTTTGAAGCTGAAGAAAACTATCTTTGTGGTGTAGAATGCCAATTAGATGATGTTTCCGCAGATGAAGATGAATATGAAGAACTTGAGGCAAGACGGGGAAAACTGGATAATGAATATTTAGAGTGGAAAAACAACCATACACCATTATTAAAGATTATTGAGGATTATTTTTCGGCTTCAATATCAGACGAAAAGTTATATATTACTGGGGAAACGATAAAAAAAGAAGGTGAGTTTAAAAGCACAGTGCAAAAAAATGTGACTGCAAAAAGGGAAGTTGAAGCTTATAAACTGGTAGAGCAAGTTTTTATATCAGAGGTTGGGGATGCATTAAAAGAATTGAAAAAAAGATTTATAGAAACCAAACCTCGGATATATTCAATTAATTTTGAATAA
- a CDS encoding helix-turn-helix domain-containing protein, with amino-acid sequence MTIPRMRTVPESAALLKEMDENTSLTQCAIRRLVVEGKIKSVKAGRKHLINFDDLISYLANPTPVEVPEEAVHESVNTIGVDRMDEYKKRIGLTK; translated from the coding sequence ATGACAATTCCCAGAATGCGCACAGTCCCCGAATCAGCAGCATTATTAAAAGAAATGGATGAAAACACATCTTTAACACAATGTGCCATTAGGCGGTTAGTTGTGGAAGGAAAAATAAAGAGCGTAAAAGCCGGCAGAAAGCATCTAATTAATTTTGATGATTTAATCAGCTATTTAGCTAATCCTACCCCTGTGGAAGTCCCAGAAGAGGCGGTACACGAGAGCGTTAATACTATCGGTGTAGATCGTATGGACGAGTATAAAAAAAGAATTGGGCTGACTAAATGA
- a CDS encoding phage/plasmid primase, P4 family — translation MTIQFENIPKDLTALHQWVLRRGKVPVNPHNGYNAKAGDPSTWGTFNQCGAALMQADCKYDGIGFQFNDNGIVGIDIDHCIDEQGIVSEEALKIVNKLDSYTEISPSGTGLHLFVYGDIPKNSKKGIELYKNGRYFTVTGNVFGELKPIQHREKEIKALYDKENPPDEKTPIKQNVDKPIKPDLSADKIIDLIRASKQADKFNKLYAGDLSDYINPDTGETDHSSGDFALCSILAFWCGGDTGMMDQIFRTSGLMRDKWDRKESTFGTYGNRTINEAVSTTTSFYSPPDEYSITFAETENNEDLFTQDSYFIASQKSGRRQYNLDRIYKLDMIKPEIYYTWDDKGFGGLFAYFYKDNLRYNTTAKSWMYYDGKVWKEDTGGMFAARCGKDLATHLNRYAWKIQDNDTKEAYVKETAKLGKKSNRESMISDARDFYFITNEDLDKDIFTFNCLNGTLNLKTFEFKDHSPDDLLSKISNVIYNPDAKSPEFEQFLDDVMMGDTEKIRFLQKLLGHSLTGEVKLETCFMLYGATTRNGKSTLVETFAYMLGSSNGYSRNMKPETLALKKNNDSRQASGDIARLNGCRFLNVAEPPKRMVFDVALLKTLLGRDTITARHLYQAEFEFVPIFKLFINTNFLPLVTDDTLFSSGRINVITFDRHFEPEEQDKGLKDRLIQQSNISGLLNWCIEGLKLFYEEGAEPPETVQNATGEYRSNSDKIGSFLCECMVISTENSKAKDVYDLYQIWCNNNGYGTENKSNFFSELKAKGLFANSGTVEGKTVRNVVVGMVAGDEETLATVGLSPVISTPAQYDFRASSF, via the coding sequence ATGACAATACAGTTTGAGAATATACCAAAAGACTTAACGGCATTGCATCAATGGGTGTTAAGACGGGGCAAAGTCCCAGTTAATCCCCACAATGGGTATAATGCCAAAGCTGGCGATCCATCGACATGGGGGACTTTTAACCAGTGTGGAGCTGCTTTAATGCAGGCAGACTGCAAGTATGACGGAATCGGCTTTCAATTCAATGACAATGGTATTGTGGGCATAGACATTGACCATTGCATTGATGAACAAGGGATTGTATCAGAAGAGGCTTTAAAAATCGTCAATAAGCTGGACAGTTATACAGAAATAAGCCCCTCTGGGACTGGACTCCATCTATTCGTATACGGGGACATTCCCAAAAACAGTAAAAAAGGCATTGAGCTTTACAAAAACGGTAGGTATTTTACCGTAACCGGTAATGTGTTTGGAGAATTAAAGCCAATCCAACACCGGGAAAAAGAAATAAAGGCCTTGTATGACAAAGAAAATCCGCCTGATGAAAAAACACCCATAAAACAGAACGTGGATAAGCCCATAAAACCCGACTTATCAGCTGACAAAATTATTGATTTAATCAGAGCATCCAAACAGGCTGATAAATTTAATAAATTATACGCTGGTGATCTCAGCGACTATATAAATCCTGACACCGGGGAAACTGACCACAGCAGTGGTGATTTTGCTTTATGCAGTATCCTTGCTTTCTGGTGTGGCGGTGATACTGGCATGATGGATCAAATTTTTAGAACGTCTGGCCTGATGCGTGATAAATGGGACAGGAAAGAAAGCACTTTTGGGACTTATGGCAATCGTACTATTAATGAAGCGGTGAGTACAACCACATCATTTTATAGCCCGCCTGATGAATACAGCATCACCTTTGCAGAAACCGAAAATAATGAAGATCTTTTCACTCAAGACAGCTATTTTATTGCTTCCCAGAAAAGCGGTCGCCGTCAATATAATTTAGACCGGATTTATAAATTGGATATGATTAAGCCTGAAATATACTATACCTGGGATGATAAGGGTTTTGGTGGTTTATTTGCCTATTTCTACAAAGATAACCTCCGGTACAACACCACCGCTAAAAGCTGGATGTATTATGACGGCAAGGTCTGGAAAGAGGATACCGGGGGAATGTTTGCTGCCAGATGTGGTAAAGATTTAGCAACTCACCTAAACCGCTATGCGTGGAAAATTCAAGACAATGACACCAAAGAAGCCTATGTAAAAGAAACGGCTAAACTTGGAAAGAAATCAAACAGAGAATCAATGATTTCAGATGCCAGAGATTTTTATTTCATCACTAATGAGGATTTAGACAAAGACATTTTTACCTTTAATTGTCTAAACGGAACCCTTAATTTAAAAACATTTGAATTCAAAGACCACAGCCCTGATGATTTATTATCTAAAATCAGTAATGTAATATATAACCCGGATGCCAAAAGCCCGGAATTCGAACAATTTCTCGATGATGTCATGATGGGTGATACTGAAAAAATAAGATTCCTGCAAAAGCTTTTAGGGCATTCCCTAACCGGTGAGGTAAAACTTGAAACTTGTTTCATGTTGTATGGAGCAACAACCAGAAACGGCAAAAGTACCCTCGTAGAAACATTTGCTTATATGCTGGGGAGTTCAAACGGTTATTCCCGCAATATGAAGCCTGAAACACTGGCTCTTAAGAAAAACAATGATTCAAGACAGGCCAGCGGTGACATTGCCAGACTAAACGGATGTCGTTTCCTAAATGTGGCAGAACCACCTAAACGGATGGTGTTTGATGTGGCTCTATTAAAAACACTATTGGGGCGTGACACCATTACAGCCAGACATTTATATCAGGCTGAATTTGAGTTTGTCCCGATATTCAAATTATTTATAAACACAAACTTTTTACCACTGGTCACTGATGACACACTATTTTCAAGTGGAAGGATCAACGTCATTACATTTGATCGTCATTTTGAGCCAGAAGAACAGGATAAAGGCCTAAAAGACCGTTTAATACAACAATCAAATATCAGCGGTTTATTAAACTGGTGCATTGAAGGGCTAAAGCTTTTCTATGAAGAGGGCGCCGAACCACCTGAAACCGTACAAAATGCCACTGGAGAATATCGATCTAACAGCGATAAGATCGGGTCTTTTCTGTGTGAATGTATGGTCATTTCCACAGAAAACTCTAAGGCCAAAGATGTTTATGATTTATATCAGATCTGGTGTAATAACAATGGCTATGGGACAGAAAATAAAAGTAATTTTTTCTCTGAACTAAAAGCCAAAGGACTTTTTGCCAATAGCGGAACTGTTGAAGGAAAAACAGTCAGAAATGTTGTAGTCGGTATGGTCGCAGGTGATGAAGAAACCCTCGCAACAGTTGGACTTTCCCCGGTCATCTCCACACCAGCACAGTATGATTTTAGAGCCAGTTCATTCTAA
- a CDS encoding sigma-70 family RNA polymerase sigma factor, translating into MTNEELVKSYQNGDKQAMDRIVENNKGLVFMVVNRYMDNLDKSYLERDDLEQLGIIGLMEAVKGFDHSKGFKFSSYASTAIMGYITRGLRVSTPWEKRSDSSSRMCNLISANEMIPGTEDLTYLDSIDDPEAECAFEDMLNQVDNDILAREINATMDRVFSVGERERKALELRYGLNDYPVHTLKEIGAVFNVTIERSRGLVNKGLLRIRNSRAGLELKRKYIVEFGLAPRIERLTRLEYKDPATYTESVEELRQRLYTLLK; encoded by the coding sequence ATGACTAATGAAGAGCTTGTAAAATCCTATCAGAACGGCGATAAGCAGGCAATGGATAGGATTGTGGAGAATAACAAGGGGTTAGTATTCATGGTGGTTAATCGCTACATGGATAACCTTGACAAGTCCTACCTTGAACGTGACGATCTGGAACAGCTGGGAATTATCGGTCTGATGGAAGCAGTAAAAGGGTTCGATCATTCCAAAGGGTTTAAGTTCTCGTCTTATGCCAGTACCGCCATTATGGGATATATCACCAGAGGCTTAAGGGTTTCCACACCATGGGAGAAGCGCAGCGATTCCAGCAGTAGAATGTGTAATCTTATCAGTGCCAATGAAATGATACCGGGTACAGAGGATCTAACCTATTTGGATTCCATTGACGATCCAGAAGCTGAATGTGCTTTTGAAGATATGCTAAACCAGGTGGACAATGACATACTGGCCAGAGAGATCAACGCCACCATGGACCGGGTATTTAGTGTAGGCGAGAGAGAAAGAAAAGCCCTAGAATTGCGTTATGGACTGAATGACTATCCAGTGCATACACTAAAAGAAATCGGGGCAGTATTCAATGTTACCATTGAGCGATCCCGGGGGCTGGTGAACAAGGGCTTATTGCGCATACGAAACTCTAGGGCGGGTCTTGAACTAAAACGCAAGTATATTGTAGAATTTGGTCTTGCACCTCGCATTGAGCGTTTAACTAGATTGGAATACAAAGACCCAGCTACCTACACCGAAAGTGTTGAAGAATTGCGACAAAGATTATACACACTATTGAAGTAG